One Centroberyx gerrardi isolate f3 chromosome 6, fCenGer3.hap1.cur.20231027, whole genome shotgun sequence genomic region harbors:
- the rasgrp4 gene encoding RAS guanyl-releasing protein 4 isoform X2 — MTLMMHSWVVPSQTFAQKLLTLCKDCPSDKRGLRRPQICHLIRQWISQFPAVFEADPLLEQTMGDLWALVRSDGEETHSQLIDTSCLNPHVNISQAPSPSVKKRKVSLLFDHMEPDEMAEHLSYLEFKNFCSVSFLDYRSYVVRGSVRDNPALERSVMMCNGVSQWVQLMILSRHTAQQRAQVFTKFIHVAQKLRALQNFNTLMAVTGGLCHSSISRLKDTSNLLPPDITKALSEMTELLSSRSNYSNYRRVYNECSGFKVPILGVHLKDLISLNEALPDYLEEDKINLSKLQHLYSNINDLLAIHSCNPPFEANKDLLHLLTLSLDLYYTEDEIYELSYTKEPKNPKIQPVAPVKPPVVAEWGSGVTPRLDPDTISKHVKQMVDSIMKNYDHNQDGYISLEDFEKIAANFPFSFCTHETDRQGQISREEITSYFMRGMSVCAKLGYNFNDVHNFHETTYKRPTFCNTCGGFLWGVIKQGYHCKDCGVNCHKHCRDLVGMECLKKHKVSGGSCPCTPAPDLRPKGNSWSSEEDAFVFPHSNDTEHNKGTPRQNNGGDSTLSDRSTQTDPGVWTPEKKDKRGIHHNTLLYASPEGKANTLPHRARGCSMPVSFLQEKMEELHLYKDKSREPD, encoded by the exons ATGACCCTGATGATGCACAGTTGGGTGGTGCCCTCCCAGACGTTCGCCCAGAAACTCCTCACCCT ctgtAAGGACTGTCCGTCTGACAAGAGGGGACTGAGACGGCCACAGATCTGCCACCTTATCAG GCAGTGGATCAGCCAGTTCCCAGCGGTGTTTGAGGCAGACCCCCTCCTCGAACAGACCATGGGGGACCTGTGGGCGCTGGTCAGGTCGGACGGAGAGGAGACGCATTCTCAGCTCATCGACACCTCCTGCCT AAACCCTCATGTCAACATATCCCAGGCGCCCTCGCCCTctgtgaagaagaggaaggtgtCTTTGCTCTTCGACCACATGGAGCCGGACGAGATGGCCGAGCATCTCAGCTACCTGGAATTCAAGAACTTCTGTAGCGTTTCA TTCCTGGACTACCGGAGTTACGTGGTGCGAGGCTCGGTGAGGGACAACCCCGCACTGGAGCGCTCGGTCATGATGTGTAACGGCGTGTCCCAGTGGGTCCAGCTGATGATCCTCAGCCGACACACAGCCCAGCAGCGAGCCCAGGTCTTCACCAAGTTCATTCATGTGGCCCAG aAACTGCGAGCCCTGCAAAACTTTAACACTCTAATGGCAGTGACTGGAGGCCTTTGTCACAGCTCAATCTCCCGTCTCAAAGACACCTCGAACCTGCTGCCCCCTGACATCACTAAG GCCCTCAGTGAGATGACAGAGCTGCTGTCGTCCCGCAGCAACTACAGCAACTACCGGAGGGTTTACAACGAGTGCAGCGGCTTCAAGGTGCCCATCCTGGGGGTGCACCTGAAGGACCTGATCTCGCTGAACGAGGCCCTGCCGGACTACTTGGAGGAGGACAAGATCAACCTGAGCAAGCTGCAGCACCTCTACAGCAACATCAACGACCTGCTGGCCATCCACAGCTGCAACCCGCCCTTCGAGGCCAACAAGGACCTCTTGCATCTACTCACG CTGTCTCTAGATTTATACTACACAGAAGATGAGATATATGAGCTCTCGTACACCAAGGAACCCAAGAACCCCAAGATCCAG CCTGTAGCTCCAGTTAAACCGCCGGTAGTAGCAGagtgggggtcaggggtcaccCCCCGGCTCGATCCTGACACCATATCTAAACACGTCAAACAGATGGTGGAT TCCATAATGAAAAACTACGACCACAACCAGGACGGCTACATTTCCCTGGAGGACTTTGAGAAAATAGCAGCCAacttccccttctccttctgCACTCATGAAACTGACAG GCAGGGGCAAATCAGTCGTGAAGAAATCACCTCTTACTTCATGAGgggaatgtctgtgtgtgccaaGCTGGGCTATAACTTCAATGACGTACATAACTTCCACGAAACCACTTACAAACGGCCGACATTCTGTAACACTTGCGGAGGCTTT TTGTGGGGAGTCATCAAACAGGGCTACCACTGTAAAG acTGCGGGGTAAACTGTCATAAACACTGTAGAGATCTGGTGGGAATGGAGTGCTTGAAGAAACACAAAGTTTCGGGTGGCTCCTGCCCATGCACCCCCGCTCCCGACTTACGACCCAAGGGTAACAGCTGGA GTTCAGAGGAGGACGCCTTTGTTTTCCCCCACAGTAACGACACGGAACACAACAAGGGCACGCCACGACAAAATAACGGCGGTGACTCTACGCTGTCCGACCGCTCCACGCAGACAGATCCTGGAGTGTGGACACCTGAGAAAAAGGACAAGAGGGGAATCCACCACAACACTCTCCTATATGCCTCCCCAGAGGGAAAG
- the rasgrp4 gene encoding RAS guanyl-releasing protein 4 isoform X1 codes for MNKTKRKPNVESPGGLKSRKLVQRRRNTCPSPQDISRALQTPSSSPSASAASLDELIQRCLNCFDSEGKLSSPRGSQLVHMTLMMHSWVVPSQTFAQKLLTLCKDCPSDKRGLRRPQICHLIRQWISQFPAVFEADPLLEQTMGDLWALVRSDGEETHSQLIDTSCLNPHVNISQAPSPSVKKRKVSLLFDHMEPDEMAEHLSYLEFKNFCSVSFLDYRSYVVRGSVRDNPALERSVMMCNGVSQWVQLMILSRHTAQQRAQVFTKFIHVAQKLRALQNFNTLMAVTGGLCHSSISRLKDTSNLLPPDITKALSEMTELLSSRSNYSNYRRVYNECSGFKVPILGVHLKDLISLNEALPDYLEEDKINLSKLQHLYSNINDLLAIHSCNPPFEANKDLLHLLTLSLDLYYTEDEIYELSYTKEPKNPKIQPVAPVKPPVVAEWGSGVTPRLDPDTISKHVKQMVDSIMKNYDHNQDGYISLEDFEKIAANFPFSFCTHETDRQGQISREEITSYFMRGMSVCAKLGYNFNDVHNFHETTYKRPTFCNTCGGFLWGVIKQGYHCKDCGVNCHKHCRDLVGMECLKKHKVSGGSCPCTPAPDLRPKGNSWSSEEDAFVFPHSNDTEHNKGTPRQNNGGDSTLSDRSTQTDPGVWTPEKKDKRGIHHNTLLYASPEGKANTLPHRARGCSMPVSFLQEKMEELHLYKDKSREPD; via the exons ATGAACAAGAccaagag gaagcCCAATGTGGAGAGCCCTGGTGGGTTGAAGAGCAGGAAGCTGGTCCAGCGGAGGAGGAATACATGTCCCAGTCCCCAGGACATCAGCCGGGCCCTGCAGACCCCCAGCTCCAGCCCCAGTGCCAGTGCAGCCAGCCTGGATGAACTCATACAGCGCTGTCTGAACTGCTTtg ATTCGGAGGGGAAGCTGTCCAGCCCCAGAGGGTCCCAGCTGGTCCACATGACCCTGATGATGCACAGTTGGGTGGTGCCCTCCCAGACGTTCGCCCAGAAACTCCTCACCCT ctgtAAGGACTGTCCGTCTGACAAGAGGGGACTGAGACGGCCACAGATCTGCCACCTTATCAG GCAGTGGATCAGCCAGTTCCCAGCGGTGTTTGAGGCAGACCCCCTCCTCGAACAGACCATGGGGGACCTGTGGGCGCTGGTCAGGTCGGACGGAGAGGAGACGCATTCTCAGCTCATCGACACCTCCTGCCT AAACCCTCATGTCAACATATCCCAGGCGCCCTCGCCCTctgtgaagaagaggaaggtgtCTTTGCTCTTCGACCACATGGAGCCGGACGAGATGGCCGAGCATCTCAGCTACCTGGAATTCAAGAACTTCTGTAGCGTTTCA TTCCTGGACTACCGGAGTTACGTGGTGCGAGGCTCGGTGAGGGACAACCCCGCACTGGAGCGCTCGGTCATGATGTGTAACGGCGTGTCCCAGTGGGTCCAGCTGATGATCCTCAGCCGACACACAGCCCAGCAGCGAGCCCAGGTCTTCACCAAGTTCATTCATGTGGCCCAG aAACTGCGAGCCCTGCAAAACTTTAACACTCTAATGGCAGTGACTGGAGGCCTTTGTCACAGCTCAATCTCCCGTCTCAAAGACACCTCGAACCTGCTGCCCCCTGACATCACTAAG GCCCTCAGTGAGATGACAGAGCTGCTGTCGTCCCGCAGCAACTACAGCAACTACCGGAGGGTTTACAACGAGTGCAGCGGCTTCAAGGTGCCCATCCTGGGGGTGCACCTGAAGGACCTGATCTCGCTGAACGAGGCCCTGCCGGACTACTTGGAGGAGGACAAGATCAACCTGAGCAAGCTGCAGCACCTCTACAGCAACATCAACGACCTGCTGGCCATCCACAGCTGCAACCCGCCCTTCGAGGCCAACAAGGACCTCTTGCATCTACTCACG CTGTCTCTAGATTTATACTACACAGAAGATGAGATATATGAGCTCTCGTACACCAAGGAACCCAAGAACCCCAAGATCCAG CCTGTAGCTCCAGTTAAACCGCCGGTAGTAGCAGagtgggggtcaggggtcaccCCCCGGCTCGATCCTGACACCATATCTAAACACGTCAAACAGATGGTGGAT TCCATAATGAAAAACTACGACCACAACCAGGACGGCTACATTTCCCTGGAGGACTTTGAGAAAATAGCAGCCAacttccccttctccttctgCACTCATGAAACTGACAG GCAGGGGCAAATCAGTCGTGAAGAAATCACCTCTTACTTCATGAGgggaatgtctgtgtgtgccaaGCTGGGCTATAACTTCAATGACGTACATAACTTCCACGAAACCACTTACAAACGGCCGACATTCTGTAACACTTGCGGAGGCTTT TTGTGGGGAGTCATCAAACAGGGCTACCACTGTAAAG acTGCGGGGTAAACTGTCATAAACACTGTAGAGATCTGGTGGGAATGGAGTGCTTGAAGAAACACAAAGTTTCGGGTGGCTCCTGCCCATGCACCCCCGCTCCCGACTTACGACCCAAGGGTAACAGCTGGA GTTCAGAGGAGGACGCCTTTGTTTTCCCCCACAGTAACGACACGGAACACAACAAGGGCACGCCACGACAAAATAACGGCGGTGACTCTACGCTGTCCGACCGCTCCACGCAGACAGATCCTGGAGTGTGGACACCTGAGAAAAAGGACAAGAGGGGAATCCACCACAACACTCTCCTATATGCCTCCCCAGAGGGAAAG